Proteins from a genomic interval of Corynebacterium deserti GIMN1.010:
- a CDS encoding siderophore-interacting protein: MANPQTTPGPQGSGRRKAMKAKTATVTGKQRISPDLIRLSFSCPEIIGADLPFSDHYIKLLFVPEGADYAWPFDLAEITASKPRELQPVRRTYTLRTVDTEAGTFDVDFVAHGDEGLAGPWAQSADAGDVIGFGGPGGAWKPEADYEHFVLAGDEAAAPAIFAALEQLPAGTTATAFVEIATLDATFATPTGEGIDVVWVSRDGATHGTKLIDALRQSGYPTKKTSWFVHGVAEMVKETRKFLFVEGGVSKEDASISGYWRLGMTEDQWQQSKMEFNAQNEKEEQALAGQ; the protein is encoded by the coding sequence ATGGCCAACCCGCAAACTACCCCAGGACCGCAAGGATCGGGGCGTCGAAAAGCAATGAAGGCAAAGACCGCAACCGTGACCGGAAAACAGCGCATTTCCCCCGATCTAATTCGATTGAGCTTTTCCTGCCCCGAGATTATCGGCGCTGACCTGCCGTTTAGTGATCACTACATCAAGCTTCTCTTCGTCCCAGAAGGTGCGGACTATGCGTGGCCGTTCGACCTCGCTGAGATTACAGCCAGCAAGCCGCGCGAGCTTCAACCTGTGCGCCGCACCTACACCTTGCGCACTGTCGACACCGAGGCTGGCACGTTTGACGTGGACTTTGTCGCCCACGGCGATGAGGGACTGGCCGGTCCATGGGCGCAGAGCGCAGACGCTGGCGACGTCATCGGCTTCGGCGGGCCCGGCGGTGCGTGGAAGCCGGAGGCGGACTATGAACACTTCGTTCTCGCCGGCGATGAGGCCGCAGCCCCCGCAATCTTCGCCGCCCTTGAACAGCTGCCCGCCGGCACCACCGCCACCGCATTCGTTGAAATCGCCACGCTTGACGCCACCTTCGCCACCCCCACAGGCGAGGGCATCGACGTGGTCTGGGTGTCCCGGGACGGCGCCACACATGGCACCAAGCTTATCGACGCGCTCCGCCAGTCCGGTTACCCCACCAAGAAAACCTCCTGGTTTGTTCACGGCGTGGCAGAAATGGTCAAGGAAACAAGAAAATTCCTCTTCGTTGAGGGTGGCGTCTCAAAAGAAGACGCCTCCATCTCTGGATACTGGCGACTCGGCATGACCGAGGATCAGTGGCAGCAATCCAAAATGGAATTCAATGCCCAAAACGAAAAGGAAGAACAAGCGCTCGCTGGGCAGTAA
- a CDS encoding 6-phosphofructokinase yields MRIATLTSGGDCPGLNAVIRGIVRTASNEFGSTVVGYQDGWEGLLADRRVQLYDDEDIDRILLRGGTILGTGRLHPDKFKAGLDQVKANLEDAGIDALIPIGGEGTLKGAKWLSDNGIPVVGVPKTIDNDVNGTDFTFGFDTAVAVATDAVDRLHTTAESHNRVMIVEVMGRHVGWIALHAGMAGGAHYTVIPEVPFDIAEICKAMERRFQMGEKYGIIVVAEGALPREGTMELREGHVDQFGHKTFTGIGQQIADEIHARLGHDVRTTVLGHIQRGGTPTAFDRVLATRYGVRAARACHEGNFDKVVALKGESIKMISFEEAVGTLKEVPMERWVTAQAMFG; encoded by the coding sequence ATGCGAATTGCTACTCTCACGTCAGGCGGCGACTGCCCCGGCCTAAACGCTGTTATCCGAGGAATTGTCCGCACAGCTAGCAACGAATTTGGTTCCACCGTCGTGGGTTATCAGGATGGTTGGGAGGGGTTGCTCGCTGATCGTCGCGTCCAGTTGTATGACGACGAAGACATCGACCGCATCCTCCTTCGTGGCGGCACCATCTTGGGTACCGGACGTCTGCACCCCGATAAGTTCAAGGCAGGACTTGACCAAGTCAAGGCAAACCTTGAAGATGCTGGTATTGACGCCCTCATCCCAATCGGAGGCGAAGGCACCCTGAAGGGCGCTAAATGGCTCTCCGACAACGGCATCCCCGTCGTAGGCGTTCCGAAGACCATTGACAATGACGTCAACGGCACCGACTTCACCTTCGGTTTTGATACCGCAGTCGCCGTTGCCACCGATGCTGTTGATCGCCTGCACACCACCGCAGAATCCCACAATCGCGTGATGATCGTTGAGGTCATGGGTCGCCACGTCGGTTGGATCGCCCTCCACGCCGGAATGGCTGGTGGCGCCCACTACACCGTTATCCCAGAAGTTCCTTTCGACATCGCAGAGATCTGCAAGGCCATGGAACGTCGCTTCCAGATGGGGGAAAAGTACGGCATTATCGTCGTTGCGGAAGGCGCCCTCCCTCGGGAAGGCACCATGGAGCTGCGCGAAGGCCACGTTGACCAATTCGGCCATAAGACCTTTACCGGCATCGGACAGCAGATCGCTGATGAAATCCACGCACGCCTTGGACACGATGTTCGCACCACCGTCCTGGGTCACATCCAGCGTGGTGGCACCCCAACTGCGTTCGACCGCGTTTTGGCTACCCGCTATGGTGTCCGCGCAGCTCGTGCGTGCCACGAAGGAAACTTTGACAAGGTCGTTGCCCTCAAGGGCGAAAGCATTAAGATGATCTCCTTCGAAGAAGCCGTGGGCACACTTAAGGAAGTCCCCATGGAGCGCTGGGTTACCGCGCAGGCAATGTTTGGTTAA
- a CDS encoding LacI family DNA-binding transcriptional regulator: protein MAFETPATKKRATTLKDIALQTQLSVSTVSRALANNASIPESTRARVIEAAAQLNYRPNAQARALRKSRTDTIGVIIPNIENPYFSSLAASIQKAAREAGVSTILSNSEENPELLGQTLAIMDDQRLDGIIVVPHIQSEDQVIDLVNRGVPVVLADRSFADSNIPSVTSDPVPGMTQAVDLLTAADVQLGYLAGPQDTSTGQLRLNTFEKLCVDRGIVGASVYYGGYRQESGYDGVKVLLDQGANAIIAGDSMMTIGALLAIHETDLKIGTDVQLIGFDNNPIFKLQNPPLSIIDQHVQEMGKQAFSILQQLISGKQVTESVIIPTTLKIHGSTAVSQKAAEKAAEMNAEKKRKGKAKND, encoded by the coding sequence ATGGCTTTCGAAACCCCGGCGACCAAGAAACGGGCAACCACGCTCAAAGACATTGCATTGCAAACGCAACTGTCCGTGAGCACGGTGTCGAGGGCGCTGGCCAACAATGCAAGCATTCCTGAATCCACGCGAGCACGGGTGATTGAAGCAGCTGCCCAACTCAACTACCGGCCTAATGCTCAGGCGAGGGCACTGCGGAAATCCAGGACCGACACCATCGGTGTCATCATTCCCAACATTGAAAACCCCTACTTCTCCTCACTTGCCGCCTCCATCCAAAAGGCAGCACGTGAAGCCGGGGTATCCACCATCTTGTCTAACTCCGAGGAAAACCCAGAACTACTGGGTCAGACGTTGGCAATCATGGACGATCAACGCTTGGACGGCATCATCGTTGTTCCCCACATCCAATCCGAGGATCAAGTCATTGACCTCGTCAACAGGGGAGTACCTGTGGTGCTGGCGGACCGCAGTTTTGCGGACTCCAATATTCCATCAGTGACCTCGGATCCAGTTCCAGGTATGACGCAGGCCGTCGACTTGCTCACTGCAGCCGATGTCCAGTTGGGATACCTCGCCGGACCGCAAGATACCTCCACTGGCCAGCTGCGTCTCAACACTTTTGAAAAGTTGTGTGTTGATCGTGGCATCGTTGGCGCTTCTGTTTACTACGGCGGCTATCGGCAGGAATCAGGCTACGACGGCGTAAAAGTCCTCCTTGACCAGGGAGCAAACGCCATCATCGCTGGTGACTCCATGATGACCATCGGTGCATTGCTCGCGATTCATGAAACGGATTTGAAGATTGGCACGGATGTCCAGCTCATCGGCTTTGACAACAATCCAATCTTCAAACTGCAAAACCCACCATTGAGCATTATTGACCAGCATGTTCAGGAAATGGGCAAGCAAGCGTTCAGTATTTTGCAGCAGCTCATTTCGGGGAAACAAGTTACAGAGTCGGTGATTATCCCAACAACGTTGAAGATTCACGGCTCGACGGCAGTCTCTCAAAAGGCGGCGGAGAAGGCGGCGGAAATGAATGCAGAAAAGAAGCGGAAGGGAAAGGCCAAGAATGACTAG
- a CDS encoding DHA2 family efflux MFS transporter permease subunit, protein MSTTSAGGNAANAKVYPSMPLPEKEAWPALIALCIGFFMILLDQTIVAVSTPALQTDMGASYNEVIWVTSVYLLTFAVPLLVTGRLGDKYGPKKVYAVGMIVFTLSSLACGLAPDMLTLIIARGVQGLGAALLTPQTMATINRIFSFERRGAALGVWGSTAGLASLAGPILGGIITENWGWQWVFYINVPIGVICVLAVLKYVPNFPPHTRPLDPLSIILSVCAVFFLVFAFQEGEDAGWAPWIWIMMAGSVVLFAWFVYQQRRAERAGNDPLVPLAIFRIKNFSLGNICIVAMGFTVAGTPLPIMMYFQQVHDMNPMHAGLMMVPQALMAFVLSPYVGKLVDRSKPGKLAAAGFATTSVSIVLLAITMMFDLGLVSALVAMTLLGIGNSFVWAPNSTSTMRDLPHQYMGAGSGVFNTTRQLGSVIGAAAIGAVMQVRLSAGDPGHAFGQALLLAAAVLLVGVVASMMADDGTRDPS, encoded by the coding sequence ATGTCTACAACATCGGCTGGCGGTAACGCTGCTAATGCCAAGGTGTACCCGTCCATGCCTCTTCCTGAGAAGGAGGCGTGGCCAGCACTGATTGCGCTGTGCATCGGGTTCTTTATGATCCTGCTTGACCAAACGATTGTGGCGGTCTCCACTCCTGCTCTGCAGACGGATATGGGTGCTTCCTACAACGAGGTCATCTGGGTTACCTCAGTGTATTTGCTCACCTTCGCGGTTCCTTTGCTGGTCACTGGCCGGTTGGGAGACAAGTACGGGCCGAAGAAGGTCTATGCCGTGGGCATGATTGTCTTCACGTTGAGTTCCCTTGCGTGTGGCCTTGCTCCAGACATGTTGACATTAATCATTGCCCGCGGTGTGCAGGGATTAGGTGCCGCACTCCTGACTCCACAAACGATGGCAACGATCAACAGAATCTTTTCCTTCGAACGCCGTGGCGCAGCTCTTGGCGTGTGGGGTTCCACCGCAGGATTGGCATCACTTGCGGGCCCGATCCTCGGTGGCATCATTACAGAGAACTGGGGATGGCAATGGGTGTTTTATATCAACGTCCCCATCGGTGTTATCTGTGTGCTCGCAGTGCTGAAGTACGTTCCCAACTTCCCGCCACACACCCGTCCCCTGGATCCGTTGTCCATCATCTTGTCTGTGTGCGCAGTGTTCTTCCTTGTCTTCGCCTTCCAAGAGGGTGAAGACGCAGGGTGGGCACCGTGGATCTGGATCATGATGGCTGGATCAGTGGTGTTGTTTGCGTGGTTTGTTTACCAGCAGCGACGCGCAGAACGTGCAGGAAATGATCCACTTGTCCCGCTAGCAATATTCCGCATTAAGAACTTCAGCCTGGGCAATATCTGCATCGTGGCCATGGGCTTCACCGTCGCTGGTACTCCCCTGCCCATCATGATGTATTTCCAGCAAGTCCACGATATGAATCCCATGCACGCAGGCCTGATGATGGTTCCGCAAGCTCTCATGGCCTTCGTGCTCTCCCCTTATGTGGGCAAATTGGTCGATCGCTCAAAGCCAGGAAAACTCGCGGCAGCTGGTTTTGCCACCACAAGCGTATCGATCGTCCTGCTTGCAATCACGATGATGTTTGATTTGGGGCTCGTATCGGCACTGGTAGCCATGACTCTGCTCGGCATCGGTAATTCCTTTGTCTGGGCACCGAATTCGACCTCGACGATGCGTGATCTCCCCCATCAGTATATGGGTGCTGGATCAGGCGTGTTCAACACCACGAGGCAACTGGGAAGTGTCATTGGTGCAGCGGCAATCGGCGCCGTAATGCAGGTTCGACTCTCTGCAGGTGATCCCGGACATGCATTTGGCCAGGCATTGTTGCTGGCTGCTGCTGTCTTGCTCGTTGGCGTGGTGGCATCAATGATGGCAGATGATGGCACGCGAGACCCCAGCTAA
- a CDS encoding 3'-5' exonuclease, with protein sequence MNATPTPATSLPNFDPAKMLSFDLETTSADPFEARIVTSAMVTITAKGAEPIELLADPGVEIPEGATAIHGITTEHARANGQPHDEVLTKTITALREAWNNGLSVVVYNAPFDLTVLRTHDPSFTVDGLVYDPFNVDRFKEPYRKGKRTLTDLSAHYGVQLGNAHEATSDALAAARIAWKQLKIWPELGTMSGEELMELQAVKFYEKAISYRNYLIGQGRDASTVGTSWPVQSQGE encoded by the coding sequence ATGAACGCTACACCTACTCCTGCCACTTCCCTCCCGAACTTTGATCCAGCAAAAATGCTGTCCTTTGACCTGGAAACCACCAGTGCTGACCCCTTTGAAGCGCGCATTGTTACCTCCGCGATGGTGACCATTACCGCCAAGGGGGCAGAACCTATTGAATTGCTTGCTGACCCTGGCGTAGAGATCCCCGAGGGAGCTACGGCTATCCACGGCATCACTACTGAGCATGCCCGGGCGAATGGACAACCTCATGATGAGGTTTTAACCAAGACCATCACAGCACTACGTGAGGCCTGGAACAACGGCCTCTCTGTCGTTGTGTACAACGCGCCATTCGATCTCACGGTGCTGCGCACCCATGACCCCTCTTTTACCGTTGACGGACTGGTTTATGATCCATTCAACGTCGATCGATTCAAAGAACCCTATCGCAAGGGAAAGCGCACCCTCACCGATTTGAGTGCGCACTATGGGGTGCAATTAGGCAACGCCCACGAAGCAACATCGGATGCATTAGCAGCTGCTCGCATCGCATGGAAGCAATTAAAGATTTGGCCAGAACTGGGCACCATGAGCGGTGAGGAACTGATGGAATTGCAAGCGGTGAAGTTTTACGAAAAGGCGATAAGTTACCGGAATTACCTCATCGGCCAAGGTCGCGATGCCTCGACGGTAGGCACGTCTTGGCCAGTTCAAAGTCAGGGTGAATAA
- the ligA gene encoding NAD-dependent DNA ligase LigA, which produces MTEDNAQLRRTWNELAEKIRYHRDLYYNSTPEIPDADFDELFQSLIRLEEEHPELAVPDSPTMLVGAPTAAQSSFDNVEHLERMLSLDNVFDESELRDWLTRTPAKQYLTELKIDGLSIDLVYRNGRLDRAATRGDGRVGEDITVNAKVIDDIPHELHGTEEFPLPDVLEVRGEVFITVEDFPEVNAQRIADGGKPFANPRNAAAGSLRQKNVEDVKKRRLRMISHGIGYTEGFNPASQHDAYLALAAWGLPTSPYTEAVTDPEEVVKKVAYWADHRHDALHEMDGLVIKVDDIASQRALGSTSRAPRWAIAYKYPPEEVTTVLRDIQVGVGRTGRVTPFAVMEPVFVAGSTVSMATLHNQSEVKRKGVLIGDTVVIRKAGEVIPEVLGPVVELRDGTEREFIFPTLCPECGTTLAPAKADDVDWRCPNTQSCPGQLSTRLTYLAGRGAFDIEALGEKGADDLIRSGILTDESGLFDLTEDDLLRSKVYTTKAGKVNATGKKLLANLAESKNTDLWRVLVALSIRHVGPTAARALAGRYRSMQALIDAPLDELSDTDGVGTIIAQSFKEWFDVDWHRAIVDTWAAAGVTMEEEVGEVAEQTLEGLTIVVTGGLEGFTRDSVKEAIISRGGKASGSVSKKTDYVVVGENAGSKATKAEELGLRILDEAGFVRLLETGSAE; this is translated from the coding sequence GTGACTGAAGATAACGCTCAACTTCGACGGACCTGGAATGAACTGGCTGAAAAGATCAGGTACCACCGGGATTTGTACTATAACTCAACCCCTGAGATTCCTGATGCGGATTTCGACGAGCTGTTCCAGAGCCTTATTCGTTTGGAAGAAGAGCACCCAGAGCTCGCAGTTCCAGACAGCCCCACGATGTTGGTGGGTGCTCCCACGGCTGCGCAATCAAGCTTTGACAATGTCGAACACCTTGAGCGGATGCTCAGCCTGGACAATGTTTTCGATGAGTCAGAGCTGCGCGATTGGCTCACCCGCACGCCTGCAAAGCAGTACCTCACTGAGCTCAAAATCGATGGTCTCTCCATCGATCTCGTCTACCGAAATGGCCGCCTAGACCGGGCCGCCACTCGTGGTGATGGTCGTGTAGGCGAGGACATTACCGTAAACGCCAAAGTGATCGACGACATCCCGCATGAGCTCCACGGCACGGAGGAGTTCCCTCTGCCAGATGTTCTAGAAGTCCGCGGTGAGGTCTTCATCACTGTGGAGGATTTCCCAGAGGTCAATGCGCAGCGCATCGCCGATGGCGGAAAGCCCTTCGCCAACCCGCGCAATGCTGCTGCCGGATCTTTGCGCCAGAAAAACGTTGAGGACGTCAAGAAGCGTCGCTTGCGGATGATCAGCCACGGCATTGGATATACCGAAGGCTTCAACCCAGCGTCCCAGCATGATGCCTACCTTGCTCTCGCAGCATGGGGGCTGCCTACCTCGCCCTATACCGAAGCGGTCACCGATCCAGAAGAGGTGGTTAAAAAGGTTGCGTATTGGGCCGATCACCGCCATGACGCCCTCCACGAGATGGACGGTTTGGTCATCAAGGTCGATGACATCGCTTCCCAACGTGCGTTGGGCTCCACCAGCAGGGCGCCACGTTGGGCCATTGCCTATAAATACCCGCCGGAAGAAGTCACCACGGTGCTGCGTGATATTCAGGTTGGCGTTGGCAGAACTGGCCGTGTCACACCATTCGCTGTCATGGAGCCTGTATTCGTTGCCGGTTCCACAGTGTCGATGGCCACCCTGCACAACCAGAGCGAAGTCAAACGCAAAGGCGTGCTCATCGGCGATACCGTCGTGATCCGCAAAGCCGGCGAAGTCATCCCAGAGGTTTTGGGTCCCGTCGTCGAGCTGCGCGATGGTACTGAGCGCGAGTTCATTTTCCCCACGCTGTGCCCAGAATGTGGCACCACATTGGCCCCAGCGAAAGCTGATGACGTCGATTGGCGTTGCCCCAACACCCAAAGCTGCCCAGGTCAGCTCTCTACGCGCTTGACCTACCTTGCTGGCCGCGGCGCCTTCGACATTGAAGCGCTCGGTGAAAAAGGTGCAGACGATCTTATTCGTTCCGGCATCCTCACCGATGAATCCGGTCTCTTCGACCTCACCGAGGACGATCTGCTGCGTTCCAAGGTGTATACCACCAAGGCTGGCAAGGTCAACGCCACAGGCAAAAAACTGCTGGCCAACCTGGCAGAATCCAAAAACACTGACCTTTGGCGTGTCCTCGTCGCCCTCTCAATCAGGCATGTAGGCCCCACCGCAGCGCGCGCCCTTGCAGGCCGCTACCGCTCAATGCAGGCGCTTATCGACGCTCCCCTCGACGAACTTTCCGACACCGACGGTGTTGGCACCATCATTGCCCAATCGTTTAAAGAATGGTTCGACGTTGATTGGCACCGCGCCATCGTCGATACCTGGGCAGCTGCTGGAGTCACCATGGAGGAAGAAGTCGGCGAGGTCGCTGAACAAACCCTCGAAGGACTCACCATCGTTGTCACCGGTGGTCTTGAAGGATTTACTCGAGACTCCGTCAAAGAAGCCATTATCTCCAGAGGTGGCAAGGCGTCTGGTTCAGTGTCTAAGAAGACGGACTACGTGGTGGTTGGTGAAAACGCCGGATCCAAGGCCACCAAGGCAGAAGAATTGGGACTACGCATTTTGGACGAAGCCGGATTCGTGCGGCTGCTCGAAACCGGCTCGGCTGAGTAA
- the gatC gene encoding Asp-tRNA(Asn)/Glu-tRNA(Gln) amidotransferase subunit GatC produces the protein MPEISRDQVAHLAKLSRLALTEEELEQFAGQIDDIVGYVSAVQNVDAAGVEPMSHPHSIATTMREDVVHKTLDAESALDQAPAVEDGRFMVPQILGEGD, from the coding sequence GTGCCTGAGATTTCGCGCGACCAGGTCGCTCACCTTGCAAAATTGTCCAGACTTGCTCTGACTGAAGAAGAGTTGGAGCAGTTCGCTGGACAGATCGATGACATTGTTGGATACGTCTCAGCAGTGCAAAACGTCGATGCAGCGGGGGTTGAGCCGATGAGCCACCCACACAGCATCGCCACCACCATGCGTGAAGATGTTGTGCACAAGACCCTCGATGCTGAGTCTGCACTTGATCAGGCTCCAGCAGTGGAGGATGGACGTTTTATGGTTCCGCAGATTCTGGGTGAGGGCGACTAA
- a CDS encoding ACT domain-containing protein → MSFLIRVLLSDTPGSLALLAEALGLVEANIQSVDVVERFPNGTVMDDLVISIPREVMADTIITAAEEVDGVEVDSIRPFSGTVDRRGQIKMLAAIANQRKNVKAAMEEMVDVIPRTMTSGWALVIDLNGPISRIAGSQAAPEDDGTVPDNITLTGARLLNPENDPWLPESWTLLDSSLAIAPIGKHGLALIIGRPGGPDFLASEVEHLGQVGDIIGAMLQ, encoded by the coding sequence ATGTCATTCCTGATCCGCGTCCTATTGTCCGACACTCCAGGCAGCCTCGCCTTACTTGCAGAGGCCCTCGGACTGGTAGAGGCCAATATCCAATCAGTTGACGTGGTCGAGCGCTTCCCCAATGGCACCGTGATGGATGACCTGGTCATTTCCATTCCCCGCGAAGTCATGGCGGACACCATTATCACCGCTGCTGAGGAAGTCGACGGCGTTGAGGTTGATTCCATCCGTCCGTTTTCCGGCACCGTTGATCGTCGTGGACAAATCAAAATGCTCGCGGCTATCGCCAACCAGCGCAAGAACGTCAAGGCTGCCATGGAAGAAATGGTGGATGTTATCCCCCGCACTATGACGTCTGGTTGGGCCTTAGTCATTGACCTCAACGGCCCCATCAGCCGCATCGCAGGCTCTCAGGCAGCCCCTGAAGATGACGGCACTGTCCCAGACAACATCACGTTGACAGGGGCACGCCTACTCAACCCGGAAAATGATCCCTGGTTGCCTGAATCCTGGACGCTGCTTGATTCTTCACTGGCCATCGCACCTATCGGCAAGCATGGCCTGGCCCTGATCATTGGTCGCCCAGGTGGACCTGACTTCCTAGCCAGCGAAGTTGAGCACCTCGGCCAGGTAGGCGACATTATCGGAGCAATGCTGCAGTAG
- the gatA gene encoding Asp-tRNA(Asn)/Glu-tRNA(Gln) amidotransferase subunit GatA yields the protein MTNKYLVEGSENELTAKTAAELAGLIHSREVTSREVTQAHLDRIKSVDADVHAFLHVGQEEALAAAESVDKQLDAGEAPASPLAGVPLALKDVFTTTDAPTTAASKILEGYMSPYDATVTRKIREAGIPILGKTNMDEFAMGSSTENSAFGPTHNPWDLERTAGGSGGGSSAALASGEAPLAIGTDTGGSIRQPAALTNTVGVKPTYGTVSRYGLIACASSLDQGGPTARTVLDTALLHEVIAGYDSFDATSVNRPVAPVVAAAREGANGDLKGVKVGVVKQFDREGYQPGVLEAFHASVEQLRSQGAEIVEVDCPHFDDALSAYYLILPCEVSSNLARFDGMRYGLRAGDDGTRSADEVMAYTRAQGFGPEVKRRIILGTYALSVGYYDAYYLQAQRVRTLIAQDFAKAYEKVDILVSPTTPTTAFKLGEKVTDPLEMYNFDLCTLPLNLAGLAGMSLPAGLASDSGLPVGLQLMAPAFQDDRLYRVGAAFEAGRK from the coding sequence ATGACCAACAAGTACCTGGTTGAAGGCTCTGAGAACGAGCTGACCGCAAAGACCGCAGCTGAACTCGCTGGATTGATTCACTCTCGTGAAGTCACGTCCCGTGAGGTTACTCAGGCGCACCTCGATCGCATTAAGTCAGTGGATGCTGACGTACACGCGTTCTTGCACGTGGGTCAGGAAGAGGCGCTGGCGGCGGCAGAAAGCGTCGATAAGCAATTAGACGCTGGGGAGGCACCTGCCTCGCCCCTGGCTGGTGTCCCACTTGCCCTGAAGGACGTCTTTACCACCACGGACGCGCCAACGACTGCTGCGTCGAAGATCCTTGAGGGCTACATGAGCCCCTATGATGCGACTGTGACGCGCAAGATCCGTGAGGCCGGTATCCCCATCTTGGGTAAGACCAACATGGATGAGTTCGCCATGGGTTCCTCCACTGAGAACTCTGCCTTTGGACCAACCCACAACCCGTGGGATTTGGAACGCACCGCCGGCGGTTCTGGTGGTGGCTCTTCTGCTGCGCTGGCATCTGGTGAAGCTCCGCTGGCCATTGGTACCGATACCGGTGGTTCCATCCGTCAGCCTGCTGCACTGACCAACACCGTTGGTGTGAAACCAACCTATGGCACCGTGTCCCGTTACGGGCTTATTGCGTGTGCATCCTCGTTGGATCAGGGTGGCCCAACTGCGCGTACCGTTCTGGATACAGCGCTGCTGCACGAGGTTATCGCAGGTTATGACTCCTTTGATGCAACTTCCGTAAACCGTCCCGTTGCACCTGTTGTTGCCGCTGCGCGCGAAGGTGCTAACGGTGATCTCAAGGGCGTGAAGGTTGGTGTGGTCAAGCAGTTTGACCGCGAAGGCTACCAGCCTGGCGTACTTGAGGCATTCCACGCATCTGTGGAGCAGTTGCGTTCCCAGGGTGCGGAGATCGTTGAGGTTGATTGCCCTCACTTCGACGATGCGCTTTCGGCCTACTATCTCATCCTTCCTTGTGAAGTATCGTCGAACCTCGCGCGTTTCGACGGCATGCGTTATGGTCTTCGCGCAGGTGATGACGGAACCCGTTCCGCCGACGAGGTTATGGCCTACACCCGTGCTCAGGGCTTCGGTCCTGAGGTGAAGCGCCGAATTATCCTTGGTACCTACGCGTTGTCTGTCGGCTACTACGACGCATACTACCTGCAGGCGCAGCGTGTGCGTACTCTCATCGCACAGGACTTTGCCAAGGCATATGAGAAGGTTGACATCCTGGTATCCCCAACCACCCCAACCACTGCGTTCAAGCTGGGGGAGAAGGTTACCGATCCACTTGAGATGTACAACTTCGACCTGTGCACCCTGCCACTGAACCTGGCAGGTCTTGCAGGTATGTCCTTGCCTGCAGGTCTGGCATCTGACTCCGGTCTGCCCGTTGGCCTGCAGCTGATGGCTCCTGCATTCCAGGACGATCGTCTCTACCGAGTTGGCGCAGCTTTTGAGGCTGGCCGCAAGTAG